One part of the Macaca mulatta isolate MMU2019108-1 chromosome 6, T2T-MMU8v2.0, whole genome shotgun sequence genome encodes these proteins:
- the SUB1 gene encoding activated RNA polymerase II transcriptional coactivator p15, which translates to MPKSKELVSSSSSGSDSDSEVDKKLKRKKQVAPEKPVKKQKTGETSRALSSSKQSSSSRDDNMFQIGKMRYVSVRDFKGKVLIDIREYWMDPEGEMKPGRKGISLNPEQWSQLKEQISDIDDAVRKL; encoded by the exons aTGCCTAAATCAAAGGAACTTGTTTCTTCAAGCTCTTCTGGCAGTGATTCTGACAGTGAGGTTGACAAAAAG ttaaagAGGAAAAAGCAAGTTGCTCCAGAAAAACCTGTAAAAAAGCAAAAGACAGGTGAAACTTCGAGAGCTCTGTCATCTTCTAAGCAGAGTAGCAGCAGCAGAGATGATAACATGTTTCAG ATTGGGAAAATGAGGTACGTTAGCGTTCGAGATTTTAAAGGCAAAGTGCTAATTGATATTAGAGAATACTGGATGGATCCTGAAGGTGAAATGAAACCAGGAAGAAAAG gtatttctttaaaTCCAGAACAATGGAGCCAGCTGAAGGAACAGATTTCTGACATTGATGATGCAGTAAGAAAACTGTAA